The following proteins are co-located in the Poecile atricapillus isolate bPoeAtr1 chromosome 2, bPoeAtr1.hap1, whole genome shotgun sequence genome:
- the CROT gene encoding peroxisomal carnitine O-octanoyltransferase isoform X2, giving the protein MPVKPFLNQEEYQRTEDIVKKFENGIGKELHQKLLERAKMRRNWLEDWWLNVAYLDLRISTQIHCNMGGPGPYIEHCWPPKEGTQIDRACVNIWHTLKYWDLLRTEKVAIERSGNTVLDMNQFRMLFCTCKIPGLTRDSLSSYFKTEAEGECPSHLIVLCRGRVFAFDAVHEGSILTPPEIFRQLTYIQKRCYNEPDGPGLASLTSNERTKWAELREYLIHLDPKNLTLLEKIQRSLFVVGLDDSSPHATPEDYTELTRLGLTGDPTVRWGDKSYNSIFFSNGTCSAFCDHSPFDAMALITMLSFAEKKIIENEGKWKGSDNVRDIPFPEELVFTVDPKIINEIGCTKELYYKKVSDLQLVSYAFTSFGKALIRKRKLHPDTFVQLALQLAYYKCHGRPGCCYETAMTRRFYHGRTETIRPCTVEAVEWCKSMLDPSDSNYQRLQLMHKAFAKHNKMRKECENGKGFDRHLLGLLLIAQEQGLPVPELYGDKAFTASGGGGNFVLSTSLTGYTRFSGSALPMVQHGYGFFYSIRDDRIVTSCSSWKSCPETDAEVLCRTLFQCFHDVLQLTVTAQL; this is encoded by the exons ATGCCAG tgaAGCCATTTTTAAATCAAGAAGAATATCAAAGAACTGAGGATATAgttaaaaaatttgaaaatggcATTGGAAAAGAGTTGCATCAGAAATTACTGGAAAGAGCTAAAATGAGAAGGAATTGG ctggAGGACTGGTGGCTGAATGTGGCTTATCTTGATCTTCGCATCTCAACACAAATACACTGTAACATGGGAGGCCCTGGTCCCTATATTGAACACTGCTGGCCACCAAAAGAGGGCACTCAGATAGACAGAGCCTGTGTAAATATATGGCACACCCTGAAATACTGGGATCTATTACGAAC AGAGAAGGTTGCCATAGAGAGATCTGGGAATACTGTTCTGGACATGAACCAATTTCGAATGCTCTTCTGCACTTGCAAAATTCCTGGACTTACCAGAGACTCTCTCAGCAGTTATTTTAAAACTG aGGCTGAAGGTGAATGTCCATCTCACTTGATAGTCCTGTGTCGAGGTCGAGTATTTGCATTTGATGCTGTGCATGAAGGCAGCATCCTGACTCCTCCAGAGATTTtcag GCAACTTACGTATATACAGAAGAGATGCTATAATGAACCAGATGGACCAGGACTGGCATCCCTAACAAGCAATGAAAGGACAAAATGGGCAGAG TTACGGGAATATTTGATTCATCTTGATCCAAAGAACTTAACTCTTCTGGAAAAAATTCAGAGAAGTTTGTTTGTGGTTGGCCTTGATGATTCTAGTCCCCATGCAACTCCTGAGGACTACACAGAG CTTACAAGGCTGGGGCTGACAGGTGATCCAACTGTGCGCTGGGGAGATAAATCCTACAACAGCATATTCTTTTCCAATGGAACCTGTAGTGCATTCTGTGAT CATTCTCCTTTTGATGCCATGGCTTTAATTACCATGTTATCTTTTGCTGAAAAGAAGATTAttgaaaatgagggaaaatggaAG GGATCAGATAATGTGAGGGATATTCCATTTCCAGAGGAACTTGTATTCACCGTGGatccaaaaataataaatgaaattggATGTACTAAAGAATTGTATTACAAGAAG GTGTCTGACTTGCAGCTGGTGTCTTACGCCTTCACATCCTTTGGCAAAGCATTGATTAGAAAGAGGAAACTTCATCCTGATACATTTGTGCAGCTTGCTCTTCAGCTTGCTTATTACAAATGCCATGGACG TCCGGGCTGCTGTTACGAAACTGCCATGACCAGACGTTTCTATCATGGCCGCACAGAGACCATAAGACCATGTACTGTGGAAGCAGTGGAGTGGTGCAAGTCCATGCTGGATCCTTCTGACAGT AATTATCAGCGGCTACAACTGATGCACAAGGCATTTGCAAAGCACAACAAAATGAGGAAGGAATGTGAAAATGGAAAAG GCTTTGATCGTCATCTTCTGGGTCTCCTGCTCATAGCACAGGAGCAAGGACTGCCGGTGCCAGAATTGTATGGGGATAAGGCCTTCACAGCCAG TGGAGGAGGTGGGAATTTTGTCCTTTCAACTAGTCTGACTGGCTACACTAGGTTTAGTGGATCTGCACTCCCTATGGTACAACATGGCTATGGCTTTTTTTATTCAATTAGAGATGACAG GATTGTTACTTCCTGTTCTTCTTGGAAATCCTGTCCAGAGACTGATGCAGAAGTGCTGTGCAGAACtctgttccagtgttttcaTGATGTCCTGCAGTTAACAGTTACAGCTCAGCTGTAA
- the CROT gene encoding peroxisomal carnitine O-octanoyltransferase isoform X1 translates to MEKQVLESSEERTFQYQDSLPSLPVPPLHESLSKYLDAVKPFLNQEEYQRTEDIVKKFENGIGKELHQKLLERAKMRRNWLEDWWLNVAYLDLRISTQIHCNMGGPGPYIEHCWPPKEGTQIDRACVNIWHTLKYWDLLRTEKVAIERSGNTVLDMNQFRMLFCTCKIPGLTRDSLSSYFKTEAEGECPSHLIVLCRGRVFAFDAVHEGSILTPPEIFRQLTYIQKRCYNEPDGPGLASLTSNERTKWAELREYLIHLDPKNLTLLEKIQRSLFVVGLDDSSPHATPEDYTELTRLGLTGDPTVRWGDKSYNSIFFSNGTCSAFCDHSPFDAMALITMLSFAEKKIIENEGKWKGSDNVRDIPFPEELVFTVDPKIINEIGCTKELYYKKVSDLQLVSYAFTSFGKALIRKRKLHPDTFVQLALQLAYYKCHGRPGCCYETAMTRRFYHGRTETIRPCTVEAVEWCKSMLDPSDSNYQRLQLMHKAFAKHNKMRKECENGKGFDRHLLGLLLIAQEQGLPVPELYGDKAFTASGGGGNFVLSTSLTGYTRFSGSALPMVQHGYGFFYSIRDDRIVTSCSSWKSCPETDAEVLCRTLFQCFHDVLQLTVTAQL, encoded by the exons tgaAGCCATTTTTAAATCAAGAAGAATATCAAAGAACTGAGGATATAgttaaaaaatttgaaaatggcATTGGAAAAGAGTTGCATCAGAAATTACTGGAAAGAGCTAAAATGAGAAGGAATTGG ctggAGGACTGGTGGCTGAATGTGGCTTATCTTGATCTTCGCATCTCAACACAAATACACTGTAACATGGGAGGCCCTGGTCCCTATATTGAACACTGCTGGCCACCAAAAGAGGGCACTCAGATAGACAGAGCCTGTGTAAATATATGGCACACCCTGAAATACTGGGATCTATTACGAAC AGAGAAGGTTGCCATAGAGAGATCTGGGAATACTGTTCTGGACATGAACCAATTTCGAATGCTCTTCTGCACTTGCAAAATTCCTGGACTTACCAGAGACTCTCTCAGCAGTTATTTTAAAACTG aGGCTGAAGGTGAATGTCCATCTCACTTGATAGTCCTGTGTCGAGGTCGAGTATTTGCATTTGATGCTGTGCATGAAGGCAGCATCCTGACTCCTCCAGAGATTTtcag GCAACTTACGTATATACAGAAGAGATGCTATAATGAACCAGATGGACCAGGACTGGCATCCCTAACAAGCAATGAAAGGACAAAATGGGCAGAG TTACGGGAATATTTGATTCATCTTGATCCAAAGAACTTAACTCTTCTGGAAAAAATTCAGAGAAGTTTGTTTGTGGTTGGCCTTGATGATTCTAGTCCCCATGCAACTCCTGAGGACTACACAGAG CTTACAAGGCTGGGGCTGACAGGTGATCCAACTGTGCGCTGGGGAGATAAATCCTACAACAGCATATTCTTTTCCAATGGAACCTGTAGTGCATTCTGTGAT CATTCTCCTTTTGATGCCATGGCTTTAATTACCATGTTATCTTTTGCTGAAAAGAAGATTAttgaaaatgagggaaaatggaAG GGATCAGATAATGTGAGGGATATTCCATTTCCAGAGGAACTTGTATTCACCGTGGatccaaaaataataaatgaaattggATGTACTAAAGAATTGTATTACAAGAAG GTGTCTGACTTGCAGCTGGTGTCTTACGCCTTCACATCCTTTGGCAAAGCATTGATTAGAAAGAGGAAACTTCATCCTGATACATTTGTGCAGCTTGCTCTTCAGCTTGCTTATTACAAATGCCATGGACG TCCGGGCTGCTGTTACGAAACTGCCATGACCAGACGTTTCTATCATGGCCGCACAGAGACCATAAGACCATGTACTGTGGAAGCAGTGGAGTGGTGCAAGTCCATGCTGGATCCTTCTGACAGT AATTATCAGCGGCTACAACTGATGCACAAGGCATTTGCAAAGCACAACAAAATGAGGAAGGAATGTGAAAATGGAAAAG GCTTTGATCGTCATCTTCTGGGTCTCCTGCTCATAGCACAGGAGCAAGGACTGCCGGTGCCAGAATTGTATGGGGATAAGGCCTTCACAGCCAG TGGAGGAGGTGGGAATTTTGTCCTTTCAACTAGTCTGACTGGCTACACTAGGTTTAGTGGATCTGCACTCCCTATGGTACAACATGGCTATGGCTTTTTTTATTCAATTAGAGATGACAG GATTGTTACTTCCTGTTCTTCTTGGAAATCCTGTCCAGAGACTGATGCAGAAGTGCTGTGCAGAACtctgttccagtgttttcaTGATGTCCTGCAGTTAACAGTTACAGCTCAGCTGTAA